In Robbsia sp. KACC 23696, a single window of DNA contains:
- a CDS encoding citrate:proton symporter — MLPLLGLATIVVLLAAILSKRMSPLVALIIVPIAASLIGGFGFQTSKFVIDGLKSLAPVVGMFVFAILYFGTITDAGTLDPIIDRILRAVGTRPTRIVMGTTLLALLIHLDGSGAVCFLVTIPAMLPLYDRLKMDRRVLAAAVSLAAGINFLPWTGPMIRASASLHLPISALFNPLIPVQAIGLVFVFGVAYWLGRREEKRLGLTGALGSVPMPKRELTPDEQALRRPRLFWFNLALTAVVLGTMVVMGEKVPPTIMFMVGLCVALMINYPNVDMQRKRIDAHARAALMMAGILLAAGVFTGVLQGSGMLKAMAQAAVGFVPPSMAGHIPVALGLLSMPLSLLFDPDSFYFGVLPVIAEVAGQLGVAPVHVGQAALLGQMTTGFPVSPLTPATFLVVGLCGIDLADHQKFTFPLLFGASIVMTIACVALGVFSL; from the coding sequence ATGCTGCCATTACTGGGGCTGGCTACGATCGTCGTGCTATTAGCCGCGATTTTGTCGAAACGGATGTCGCCGTTGGTCGCGCTCATCATCGTGCCGATCGCCGCGTCGCTGATCGGCGGATTCGGCTTTCAGACCAGCAAATTCGTGATCGACGGGCTCAAGAGCCTGGCGCCCGTCGTCGGCATGTTCGTCTTCGCCATCCTGTATTTCGGCACGATCACCGATGCCGGCACGCTCGACCCGATCATCGACCGCATCCTGCGCGCCGTCGGCACGCGGCCCACGCGCATCGTCATGGGCACGACGCTGCTCGCCCTACTGATTCACCTCGACGGCTCGGGCGCCGTCTGTTTTCTCGTCACGATCCCGGCCATGCTGCCCTTGTACGATCGCCTAAAAATGGATCGGCGTGTGTTAGCCGCTGCCGTGTCCTTGGCTGCGGGCATTAACTTTCTGCCATGGACAGGACCGATGATCCGTGCGTCCGCGTCCCTCCATCTGCCGATATCGGCGCTGTTCAATCCCTTGATTCCGGTGCAGGCCATCGGGCTCGTGTTCGTCTTCGGCGTCGCTTACTGGCTTGGACGACGCGAGGAAAAGCGCCTCGGCCTCACCGGCGCCCTAGGCTCGGTACCGATGCCGAAACGCGAATTGACGCCCGACGAGCAAGCGCTGCGCCGGCCGCGCCTGTTCTGGTTCAATCTCGCGCTCACGGCCGTGGTGCTGGGCACGATGGTCGTCATGGGCGAGAAAGTGCCCCCGACGATCATGTTCATGGTCGGCCTGTGCGTGGCCTTGATGATCAATTATCCGAACGTCGATATGCAGCGCAAGCGGATCGATGCGCATGCGCGCGCGGCCTTGATGATGGCCGGCATTCTGCTCGCTGCCGGCGTCTTCACGGGCGTGCTGCAAGGCAGTGGCATGCTGAAGGCGATGGCGCAAGCCGCCGTTGGATTCGTACCGCCGTCGATGGCAGGCCATATTCCGGTCGCCCTCGGTCTGCTGTCGATGCCGCTCAGCCTGTTGTTCGATCCGGACTCTTTCTACTTCGGGGTGCTCCCGGTGATTGCCGAGGTGGCCGGACAGCTCGGCGTGGCGCCGGTGCATGTCGGGCAAGCGGCACTGCTCGGGCAGATGACGACGGGCTTCCCGGTCAGTCCGCTAACGCCCGCAACATTCCTGGTGGTGGGTCTGTGCGGCATCGATCTCGCCGACCATCAGAAATTCACCTTCCCACTGCTGTTCGGCGCGTCGATCGTCATGACGATCGCCTGTGTCGCGCTGGGTGTTTTTTCATTATGA
- a CDS encoding LysR family transcriptional regulator, translating to MDLSLRDIRAFIAVAQTASFTRAAQRLHLSQPALSVQIRRLEATIGVRLLDRNSRNVALTPTGRALLPVLEKSLHDMEQVLRDARALGDGSSGVVRIGCLPTFAASVLPELIQQVKLVVPRARFHVRDVVASMVNTLVRNEDVDIGLTGGELTDRAFEVLHADVDRLVAVLPVRHPLARRKRIALADLAGLPLVLTARGTSVRAVVDEAFAAAGYLPEITCEPMYMMTAVAMVRAGLGVTILPASAREVRAEPELKVRPIVDPTFLRPIALIKKRGRTLPPVAETFVSMAIERWETSIAK from the coding sequence ATGGATCTGAGTCTTCGGGATATTCGCGCGTTCATCGCCGTGGCGCAGACGGCAAGCTTCACCCGTGCGGCGCAGCGCTTGCATCTGTCGCAACCGGCCTTGAGCGTGCAGATTCGACGACTGGAAGCGACCATCGGCGTGCGTCTGCTCGACCGCAACAGTCGTAACGTCGCGCTCACGCCGACGGGACGTGCCTTGCTGCCGGTACTGGAGAAGTCGCTGCATGACATGGAGCAGGTGTTGCGCGATGCGCGGGCCCTCGGCGATGGCTCTAGCGGCGTGGTGCGCATCGGCTGTCTGCCGACGTTCGCGGCCAGCGTCTTGCCGGAGTTGATTCAGCAGGTCAAGCTTGTCGTGCCGCGTGCCCGCTTTCATGTGCGCGACGTCGTTGCCAGCATGGTCAACACGCTGGTCCGTAACGAGGATGTCGACATCGGTCTTACCGGCGGCGAACTTACCGACCGTGCGTTCGAGGTGCTGCACGCCGATGTCGATCGGCTCGTCGCCGTGCTGCCGGTACGCCATCCGCTGGCACGACGCAAACGCATCGCCTTGGCCGATCTCGCCGGCCTCCCTCTCGTATTGACCGCTCGGGGTACGAGCGTGCGTGCGGTCGTCGATGAGGCGTTTGCCGCGGCGGGATATCTGCCGGAGATCACGTGTGAACCAATGTACATGATGACGGCGGTGGCGATGGTGCGCGCGGGACTGGGCGTGACGATCTTGCCGGCGTCCGCGCGCGAGGTGCGCGCAGAACCGGAGTTGAAGGTCCGACCGATCGTCGATCCCACGTTCTTGCGGCCGATCGCGTTGATCAAGAAGCGCGGCAGGACCTTGCCGCCGGTCGCTGAAACCTTCGTCTCGATGGCGATCGAACGATGGGAAACATCGATCGCGAAATGA
- a CDS encoding 4'-phosphopantetheinyl transferase superfamily protein has product MIEQAVLLRSEGRWPSDLAIWHVAIPASEQAIDVAVLDASEHARAALYRQDSDRRRFQATRSALRNVLGRHLDIDPSSVRFKTGSRGRPALRDTESALSFNVSHAGDHALIALSDTRDVGIDVERIDPTLDWRTLLDLVCTPSERLLLSDTTLSPALLRQRFFQCWTAKEALLKARGLGIADGLQSLSIDFSAGVRPLAATLGPSMAGMNDLRYCWLLDIPGYMGCLAFASPATVASERIACDGA; this is encoded by the coding sequence ATGATCGAACAGGCTGTACTGCTGCGGAGTGAAGGGCGCTGGCCGTCGGACCTGGCGATATGGCATGTCGCCATTCCGGCCTCCGAGCAAGCGATAGACGTTGCGGTCCTCGATGCAAGCGAACATGCACGTGCGGCCCTTTATCGGCAAGACAGTGACCGACGCCGCTTTCAGGCGACGCGCAGTGCGCTGCGAAACGTGTTGGGTCGGCACCTTGATATCGACCCTTCCTCGGTGCGTTTTAAGACTGGCTCGCGCGGACGACCGGCGTTGCGCGACACCGAGTCCGCGCTGTCCTTCAACGTTTCTCACGCAGGCGATCATGCCTTGATCGCGTTGTCCGATACGCGGGATGTCGGTATCGATGTGGAGCGGATCGATCCGACCTTGGATTGGCGCACCTTACTCGATCTCGTGTGTACGCCTTCCGAGCGCTTGCTGCTATCCGATACGACGCTGTCGCCGGCGCTGCTGCGACAGCGCTTCTTTCAGTGTTGGACGGCAAAAGAAGCGTTGTTGAAGGCACGGGGACTCGGCATCGCGGATGGTTTGCAGTCACTGTCCATCGATTTTTCGGCGGGCGTACGACCCCTCGCGGCAACGCTCGGGCCATCGATGGCCGGCATGAATGACCTTCGCTATTGCTGGTTGCTCGATATACCCGGCTATATGGGGTGCCTGGCCTTTGCTAGCCCGGCAACAGTGGCGTCGGAAAGGATCGCGTGCGACGGCGCTTGA
- a CDS encoding Fur family transcriptional regulator — protein MQQIERQLQSAGLKATIPRIQVLSFFRGTKRRHASAEEVFRHLARADVDIGLATVYRVLGQLVEVGILASGTLNSAAAVYELNEGPHHDHVICVRCGRVDEFSDPVIEARQKLMAEELGYTLDSHHLVLRGYCAACRQPPPNAR, from the coding sequence ATGCAGCAGATAGAACGTCAGCTTCAAAGTGCGGGCCTGAAGGCCACCATCCCGCGCATTCAGGTCTTGTCTTTTTTTCGCGGCACGAAACGTCGGCACGCCAGCGCGGAAGAGGTGTTCCGTCACTTGGCGCGTGCCGATGTCGACATCGGGCTCGCCACTGTCTATCGCGTGCTAGGCCAACTCGTCGAGGTGGGCATCCTTGCGAGCGGCACGCTGAATTCCGCGGCGGCCGTGTATGAACTCAACGAAGGTCCGCATCATGATCACGTGATCTGCGTGCGTTGCGGCCGCGTCGATGAGTTTTCCGATCCGGTGATCGAGGCGCGGCAGAAACTCATGGCCGAAGAGTTGGGCTATACCTTGGACAGCCATCATCTCGTGTTGCGCGGCTATTGCGCCGCTTGCCGCCAGCCGCCACCCAACGCACGGTAA
- a CDS encoding efflux transporter outer membrane subunit: protein MNERLRYGIAYAVLTLTGAGCTLHAPDTALGITPPPTWRYAPPAAPASAVTSQWWHDFGSAELDRLVAQAAANSFDVEAAVARVQQAQASSRIAGATLLPTVTGFVDGSHQGGFVTNTNVQGTAFDLGLAATYELDFWGRNRAQRDAAVAQLHASEFDRDTVTLTVTADVATTWLQAVSLRERLAIAKQNAQSAADILTVITAQAQAGAATPLELAQQRGLLAAQRRVVAERAQAANDAAASLATLLGMPPSALTLSTDALEPLQVPRVDAGIPSSLLTRRPDLASAEAQLRAADANIVAARAAMLPAITLTGNAGFGNDRLRTLFDSSLYSIAAGLTAPIFDAGSLAAQRDLAVAQKSALLATYRQSIVSAFADVERALNAIAGTEAQQRAQDDELAQAQQALTLAEYRYRAGGETMLVVLNAQQTLYAARDEAVQLKLARLQAAVSLYRALGGGWRQAAQ from the coding sequence ATGAATGAACGCCTAAGATACGGCATCGCTTACGCCGTCCTGACGCTGACAGGTGCCGGGTGCACGCTGCACGCCCCCGACACCGCGCTAGGAATCACCCCGCCGCCGACGTGGCGCTATGCGCCCCCGGCCGCGCCCGCCAGCGCCGTCACGTCGCAGTGGTGGCACGACTTCGGCAGCGCGGAACTCGACCGACTCGTCGCCCAGGCCGCCGCGAATAGTTTCGACGTCGAGGCGGCGGTGGCGCGCGTACAGCAAGCACAAGCGAGCAGCCGGATTGCCGGCGCGACCTTACTGCCCACGGTGACGGGTTTTGTCGACGGCAGTCATCAGGGCGGCTTTGTCACCAATACGAATGTGCAGGGGACCGCCTTCGATCTGGGCCTGGCCGCCACCTACGAACTCGATTTCTGGGGACGCAATCGCGCGCAGCGCGATGCCGCGGTCGCGCAGCTTCACGCGTCCGAATTCGATCGTGACACGGTCACGCTGACGGTCACGGCCGATGTCGCCACGACCTGGCTGCAGGCGGTGAGTCTGCGAGAGCGGCTCGCTATCGCCAAGCAGAATGCCCAATCGGCGGCCGACATCCTGACAGTGATCACGGCCCAGGCGCAGGCCGGTGCCGCCACGCCGCTCGAACTCGCTCAGCAGCGCGGCCTGTTGGCGGCGCAGCGCCGGGTCGTTGCCGAACGCGCACAAGCCGCCAACGATGCGGCGGCGTCATTGGCCACCTTGCTCGGCATGCCGCCAAGCGCCTTGACCCTTTCCACCGATGCCCTCGAACCGTTGCAGGTGCCGCGAGTCGATGCAGGCATTCCGTCGTCGCTGCTGACGCGCCGTCCCGATCTGGCCAGCGCGGAGGCGCAATTGCGCGCGGCAGACGCGAATATCGTCGCCGCGCGCGCGGCAATGTTGCCAGCGATCACGCTGACCGGCAATGCGGGCTTCGGCAACGACCGACTCCGCACGCTGTTCGACAGCTCTCTGTATAGCATCGCGGCCGGGCTTACGGCGCCGATTTTCGATGCCGGCTCGCTCGCCGCGCAACGCGACCTCGCCGTCGCGCAGAAATCCGCCTTATTGGCCACGTATCGGCAATCGATCGTCTCGGCGTTTGCCGATGTCGAACGCGCGCTCAACGCCATCGCGGGCACCGAGGCACAACAACGCGCGCAGGACGACGAGCTGGCGCAGGCGCAGCAGGCGTTGACGCTCGCCGAATATCGATATCGCGCAGGCGGGGAGACGATGCTGGTCGTGCTGAATGCGCAGCAGACCTTATATGCGGCACGCGACGAAGCGGTGCAATTGAAGTTGGCGCGGCTGCAAGCCGCGGTGTCGCTTTACCGTGCGTTGGGTGGCGGCTGGCGGCAAGCGGCGCAATAG
- a CDS encoding MacB family efflux pump subunit — MVSAASPSPSPAYGQAHAATHESVDTPIEEASVPLIALQDIRKSYGGTSADADGVPAPRVDVLRGVTLSIRAGEFVAIVGASGSGKSTLMHLLGCLDRPTSGSYRFAGRDIGDLDSDELAWLRREAFGFVFQGYHLIATETARENVEIPAIYAGMPTAARQARATALLARLGLDSRLDHRPPQLSGGQQQRVSIARALMNGGHILLADEPTGALDSKSGAEVMTLLEELADAGHTIILITHDRGVAARARRTIEIRDGEIVSDSTRDDRPTRAPSMNAAALIASMAEGVSHTASLATDTVEALRAAWRVLWTNRFRTLLTLLGIIIGVASVIVMLAIGAGTEREVIAKISSFGTNRMYVTPGGDNPRGPGGTLSEADADIVRAVPNVTAAMPFLSGAVTLRYGNLDVQTTVWGVTQDAPRVLDWAPTRGLFFNAQDEQDLSAVMLLGKRVSEKLFGAADPVGHYVLVNNVPFEVIGELAEKGATSGNADDDDVVLMPFSSASRRIVGTTDLSWISVLIDRLDQASQTAARIGDTLQKAHHMRDFQIYDRAASIKAQTETQSTLTLMLGLIAAISLIVGGIGVMNIMLMSVKERTREIGIRMATGARQTDILRQFLTEATLVSGIGGVLGVLTGMLIGAGLIAWHVSAIFSVSAMSLAFGSALLTGLVFGFMPARQAARLDPVVALANE, encoded by the coding sequence ATGGTAAGCGCCGCGTCGCCATCGCCATCGCCCGCGTACGGACAAGCACATGCCGCAACGCACGAGTCGGTGGATACGCCGATCGAGGAGGCGTCCGTGCCCCTGATCGCGCTCCAGGATATCCGCAAGTCGTACGGCGGCACGTCGGCAGATGCCGATGGCGTGCCGGCGCCGCGCGTCGATGTACTGCGTGGCGTCACGCTGTCCATCCGTGCCGGGGAGTTCGTCGCCATCGTCGGCGCCTCCGGCTCCGGTAAATCCACCTTGATGCATCTGCTCGGTTGTCTGGATCGGCCGACGTCCGGCAGCTATCGCTTTGCCGGACGCGACATCGGCGATCTCGATTCCGACGAGCTTGCCTGGCTTCGACGTGAAGCATTCGGCTTCGTCTTTCAGGGATACCATCTGATTGCCACCGAGACGGCGCGGGAGAACGTGGAGATTCCGGCGATCTACGCAGGCATGCCCACGGCGGCTCGGCAGGCGCGCGCGACCGCGCTCCTCGCGCGACTCGGCCTCGATAGCCGTCTCGATCATCGGCCGCCCCAACTCTCCGGTGGTCAACAGCAGCGCGTGTCCATTGCACGCGCGCTGATGAACGGCGGCCATATTCTGCTCGCCGACGAGCCAACCGGTGCGCTGGATTCCAAAAGCGGCGCGGAAGTGATGACCTTGCTCGAAGAACTCGCCGACGCGGGCCATACGATCATCCTCATCACGCACGACCGCGGCGTCGCGGCCCGCGCGCGGCGCACGATCGAGATTCGCGATGGCGAGATCGTCAGCGACTCGACCCGCGACGATCGACCGACGCGGGCGCCATCGATGAACGCCGCGGCGCTGATCGCATCGATGGCCGAAGGCGTCTCCCATACCGCGTCCCTGGCCACCGATACGGTCGAGGCGCTGCGCGCGGCGTGGCGCGTGCTGTGGACCAATCGCTTCCGCACGCTGTTGACGCTGCTCGGCATCATCATCGGCGTGGCATCGGTCATCGTGATGTTGGCGATCGGTGCCGGCACCGAACGCGAAGTCATCGCCAAGATCTCCAGCTTCGGCACCAATCGGATGTATGTCACACCAGGCGGCGACAATCCACGCGGCCCGGGCGGCACGCTGTCCGAAGCCGATGCCGACATTGTCCGCGCGGTTCCCAACGTCACGGCGGCGATGCCCTTCCTGTCGGGCGCCGTGACGCTGCGCTACGGCAACCTCGACGTCCAGACGACGGTCTGGGGCGTCACGCAGGATGCACCGCGGGTGCTGGATTGGGCGCCCACCCGCGGCTTGTTTTTCAATGCACAGGACGAGCAGGACTTGTCCGCCGTCATGTTATTGGGCAAACGCGTTTCCGAAAAACTCTTCGGCGCCGCCGATCCAGTGGGGCACTACGTGCTCGTCAACAACGTGCCGTTCGAGGTCATTGGCGAACTCGCCGAGAAAGGCGCCACCTCCGGCAATGCCGATGACGACGACGTCGTGTTGATGCCGTTCTCCTCGGCCAGTCGCCGGATCGTCGGAACGACCGATCTGTCGTGGATCTCGGTGCTGATCGATCGGCTCGACCAGGCCAGCCAGACCGCCGCACGCATCGGCGATACGCTGCAGAAGGCGCACCACATGCGGGATTTCCAGATCTACGATCGTGCCGCATCGATCAAGGCGCAGACTGAAACCCAGAGCACCTTGACGCTGATGCTCGGCTTGATCGCCGCGATCTCGCTGATCGTCGGTGGCATCGGCGTGATGAATATCATGCTGATGTCGGTCAAGGAGCGCACTCGAGAAATCGGGATACGCATGGCGACCGGGGCACGGCAGACCGATATCCTGCGCCAATTCCTCACCGAGGCCACCTTGGTGTCCGGCATCGGCGGCGTGTTGGGGGTGCTGACGGGCATGCTGATCGGCGCGGGTCTGATCGCCTGGCACGTCTCCGCCATCTTCTCGGTCTCGGCGATGTCGCTGGCGTTTGGCTCCGCCTTACTGACGGGGCTGGTATTCGGTTTCATGCCGGCCCGTCAGGCGGCGCGGCTCGACCCGGTGGTGGCGCTCGCGAATGAATGA
- a CDS encoding efflux RND transporter periplasmic adaptor subunit, whose protein sequence is MKQRSRRHLRSGLLVIVVLAVAWILWISFFRSVEKITTVPIARGNIEVNVTALGTLQPHSYVDVGAQASGAIRRLYVQAGDTVHRGQLLVEIDPSVQQAQVDADRATLDSLRAQLAGALAQRDLAETQYRRQQTMNASGATRQEDLETARAALRAARASADNVRAQIVGAQSTLRGADAQLGYTRIYAPMDGTVVSLDAREGQTLNATYQTPTILRIADLSTMTVWTQVSEADILHVQPRMPVYFTTLGAPDRQWASEVRQILPAPPNRSAAASNGQGTASSSNAAQGKVVLYTVLFDVANRDRQLMPQMSAQVFFVEARAKDVVVAPLSAITPVDGQPDHYLAKVREDGKVVSRDVRIGVHDRLSAEVLSGLRPGDRLVTSIDHTRASAGRFEW, encoded by the coding sequence ATGAAGCAACGCAGTCGCAGACACCTCCGATCCGGCCTCCTCGTCATCGTGGTGCTCGCGGTCGCCTGGATTCTTTGGATATCGTTCTTTCGTAGCGTCGAGAAGATCACGACCGTGCCGATCGCGCGCGGCAATATCGAAGTCAATGTGACCGCGCTCGGGACCTTGCAGCCGCATAGCTATGTCGATGTCGGCGCGCAGGCGTCGGGTGCCATTCGTCGCCTCTACGTGCAGGCAGGCGACACCGTGCATCGCGGCCAGTTGCTGGTGGAAATCGATCCGAGCGTGCAGCAGGCACAAGTCGACGCCGATCGGGCAACGCTCGACAGCCTGCGTGCGCAGTTGGCCGGCGCCCTCGCGCAGCGCGATCTCGCCGAGACGCAGTACCGACGCCAGCAGACGATGAATGCCAGCGGGGCCACGCGCCAGGAAGACCTGGAAACCGCACGGGCGGCATTGCGTGCCGCCCGCGCGTCCGCGGACAACGTGCGCGCGCAGATCGTCGGCGCGCAATCGACACTGCGCGGCGCCGACGCGCAACTCGGCTATACACGGATCTATGCGCCGATGGATGGCACCGTCGTGAGCCTGGATGCGCGAGAAGGGCAGACACTGAACGCCACCTACCAGACGCCGACGATTCTGCGCATCGCCGACCTGTCGACGATGACGGTCTGGACGCAAGTCTCGGAAGCCGACATCCTCCACGTGCAGCCGCGGATGCCGGTGTATTTCACGACGCTCGGAGCGCCGGATCGACAATGGGCAAGCGAGGTAAGGCAAATCCTGCCGGCGCCGCCGAATCGATCGGCGGCGGCAAGCAATGGACAGGGCACCGCGTCGTCGTCCAATGCGGCCCAGGGCAAGGTCGTGCTCTACACCGTCCTTTTCGATGTCGCGAACCGCGACCGGCAGCTGATGCCGCAGATGAGCGCGCAGGTCTTCTTCGTCGAAGCGCGCGCGAAGGACGTGGTCGTCGCGCCGCTATCGGCCATCACGCCGGTCGACGGGCAGCCCGATCATTACCTGGCCAAGGTGCGTGAAGACGGCAAGGTCGTCTCGCGCGATGTGCGCATCGGCGTGCACGACCGCTTGAGCGCCGAGGTCCTGTCCGGCCTCCGGCCCGGCGACCGCTTGGTGACATCGATCGACCATACAAGGGCATCGGCGGGGAGGTTCGAATGGTAA
- a CDS encoding MbtH family NRPS accessory protein, protein MSWDDENAEFDVVMNHEEQYSIWPSYKQIPGGWRAVGKRGKKAECLAYIDEHWTDMRPASLRKAMDGAAAESAPATQPMH, encoded by the coding sequence ATGAGTTGGGACGACGAGAACGCGGAGTTCGACGTGGTGATGAACCACGAAGAGCAGTATTCGATCTGGCCGAGCTATAAGCAGATTCCAGGAGGCTGGCGCGCGGTGGGCAAGCGTGGAAAGAAGGCGGAGTGCCTGGCCTATATCGATGAACACTGGACCGATATGCGGCCGGCCAGCTTGCGCAAGGCAATGGACGGGGCGGCGGCGGAGTCTGCGCCCGCGACCCAGCCGATGCACTGA
- a CDS encoding alpha/beta fold hydrolase gives MRPDVRRETVTLLCLPYAGGSASLYREWTARLPDWIKLMPLHMPGRGVRLAMRPMHRWPELIDLLVADALPHVSGPYAIFGHSLGSLVGIELAYALDARHGRPPVWVGASAGKAPSHRPRMLHWLDCPEDEFLDEVRALKGMPEALLQDREFMKLVLPYLRADFHLSGSYLYPDAGRMTPLHCPLLVVNGTEDYEMHADPLTLSEWSRETLGTCDRRVIDAGHFFINTHRDALIDMVVDSLARAVHLSRPYATPLHACTVDSQRPSRRFVS, from the coding sequence ATGCGACCCGACGTACGACGCGAGACGGTGACCTTGCTCTGTTTGCCGTATGCCGGCGGCAGCGCGAGCCTTTATCGCGAATGGACGGCGCGTTTGCCCGACTGGATCAAGCTGATGCCGTTGCATATGCCGGGGCGCGGTGTGCGACTCGCCATGCGGCCCATGCATCGCTGGCCGGAATTGATCGATCTGCTGGTGGCCGACGCTTTGCCGCATGTCAGCGGCCCTTATGCGATTTTCGGTCACAGCTTGGGGTCGCTTGTCGGCATCGAGCTGGCCTATGCCCTCGATGCCCGGCATGGCAGGCCGCCTGTGTGGGTGGGTGCATCGGCCGGCAAGGCCCCGAGTCATCGACCCCGGATGCTGCATTGGCTCGATTGCCCGGAAGACGAATTTCTGGACGAGGTCAGGGCGCTGAAAGGCATGCCGGAGGCGCTGCTGCAGGACCGTGAATTCATGAAGTTGGTACTCCCTTATCTGCGCGCCGATTTTCATTTGTCCGGCAGTTATCTGTATCCCGATGCAGGTCGTATGACACCGTTGCACTGTCCTTTGCTTGTTGTCAATGGCACTGAGGACTACGAAATGCATGCCGATCCATTGACGCTGAGCGAATGGTCAAGAGAAACCCTTGGTACCTGCGATCGACGCGTGATAGACGCGGGACATTTTTTCATCAACACGCATCGCGATGCATTGATCGACATGGTCGTCGACAGTCTCGCGCGTGCGGTTCATCTATCCAGGCCCTATGCCACGCCGCTACACGCCTGCACGGTTGACAGTCAGCGGCCATCGAGGAGGTTTGTATCGTGA
- a CDS encoding peptide synthetase: MIKSSPLFDFTPYLAQRETVLELIREFASHQAFRSAAVEELELDEDFYRRPLRPEDLEFLQFKKPVLSERVSRLPSLATQRLLLSLNEVAIARFPRAEDVLGSQVDAAAEYARFDAFYGEQNQLLGARIRPYLEHYGFTFLGNEAHPSETIGDFTGRFRALIAQETAFWAQMFAMLSRNDYLVEGLRFIMIQRWSLAPSRRSAVARAAASGFFDCVAEHDRPDVASAADDATLARVAEFVGVTRREHSYWQFYLPTSMVKCNLLYALGSRPDRAFALLGAAFVAEAEALAFSAALATACPHLVPSATRPQDAAGALEAVVARFARALSAIQTRFGAEGLLRAGQGMGAGEKIADRARWDLGEQLKWLSAIERYVAFAEKIDTRVNRECPEIDRETFVEPRDMCSTTHVHNDHRLVVIRSPAPEGTIQMHFWGNLGMRHEMKEGDKVLIPDGRLHGSTVVCEECTYDQPIIPDEWIEALLDEQAEPVSSVA, encoded by the coding sequence GTGATCAAGTCGTCGCCCCTTTTCGATTTCACGCCGTATCTCGCCCAGCGCGAGACGGTGCTCGAATTGATTCGCGAATTCGCTTCGCATCAGGCGTTTCGCAGCGCGGCAGTGGAAGAGCTGGAGCTGGATGAAGATTTCTATCGCCGACCGTTGCGCCCCGAGGACCTGGAATTTCTGCAGTTCAAGAAACCGGTTCTCTCGGAGCGGGTCAGTCGGCTGCCGTCACTGGCGACGCAGCGCTTGCTGCTGAGTCTTAACGAGGTGGCCATTGCGCGCTTTCCTCGGGCGGAGGACGTGCTCGGGTCGCAGGTCGACGCGGCAGCGGAGTACGCCCGGTTCGATGCGTTCTACGGTGAGCAGAATCAACTGTTGGGCGCACGCATCCGGCCCTATCTCGAGCACTACGGTTTCACGTTTCTCGGTAACGAAGCGCATCCCAGCGAAACCATCGGCGACTTCACCGGGCGTTTTCGCGCGCTGATCGCGCAGGAAACCGCGTTCTGGGCGCAGATGTTCGCGATGTTGTCGCGCAACGATTATCTGGTGGAGGGGCTGCGCTTCATCATGATCCAGCGTTGGAGCCTTGCGCCGTCCAGACGGTCCGCCGTCGCGCGGGCCGCCGCGTCCGGATTCTTCGACTGCGTGGCCGAGCACGATCGTCCCGATGTCGCGTCGGCTGCAGACGATGCCACGCTTGCCCGGGTCGCCGAATTCGTCGGCGTGACGCGGCGTGAGCATTCGTACTGGCAGTTCTATCTGCCGACCAGCATGGTCAAGTGCAATTTGTTGTACGCGCTGGGCTCGCGGCCCGATCGCGCGTTTGCCTTGCTGGGTGCCGCCTTCGTCGCCGAAGCGGAAGCGCTGGCGTTTTCGGCGGCGTTGGCGACGGCCTGTCCGCATCTGGTGCCCTCGGCCACTCGCCCGCAGGACGCTGCCGGTGCGCTAGAGGCCGTGGTCGCGCGTTTCGCGCGTGCGTTGAGCGCCATTCAAACGCGCTTCGGCGCCGAAGGTTTGTTGCGCGCTGGACAAGGGATGGGCGCCGGCGAAAAAATCGCCGACCGCGCCCGTTGGGATCTGGGTGAGCAATTGAAGTGGCTTTCGGCAATCGAGCGCTATGTGGCATTCGCCGAGAAGATCGATACGCGGGTCAATCGCGAATGTCCCGAAATCGATCGGGAGACCTTCGTCGAACCGCGCGACATGTGTTCGACCACCCATGTGCATAACGATCACCGATTGGTCGTGATCCGCAGCCCGGCGCCGGAAGGGACGATTCAGATGCATTTCTGGGGCAATCTCGGCATGCGTCATGAAATGAAAGAGGGCGACAAGGTGTTGATCCCCGACGGCCGTTTGCATGGCTCCACCGTCGTTTGCGAGGAGTGCACCTACGACCAGCCGATCATCCCGGACGAATGGATCGAGGCGCTGCTCGACGAACAGGCCGAGCCGGTGTCGAGCGTCGCATAG